Below is a window of Microtus ochrogaster isolate Prairie Vole_2 chromosome 5, MicOch1.0, whole genome shotgun sequence DNA.
TCAAAGTATGCTAACAAGTCACCTTCTCAACTCctgaccaccacccagctttgatGTGGAAGTCTCTGAGCCCTGCACAGGTTATCACCCATCATGCTCCAAACCCTCACGATGACGCTTCTGGCTAGAAAGCAAGCCCAGGCGGGCACACAGACATCGCAGGAGGCGCACAGTCCTGGCCACACTCACCGTATTTCAGCTCGCAGATCtggctgtctttcttcttcagcttctCACAGATCTTCTCCACAGGGATATGGTGGGCCAGGGGCTTCGATACCTCATTGATGATCTTGGTGGCTGCATCATCTGTGGCCCCAATGTAGTAGCACTGtagcagaaaggaaaaaggaacaaaagtcttaatgttttatgtgcatgatgaagtgcacatgtatgcaggtgctggggaggccagaaggcatcggattccccggagctggagttaggaCTGTTGTGGGTAATGGAGACTaaatgcaggtcctctgcaaagcagGACACTTgcagaaccacctctccagctcagGTCATTTTGAAAACTCTTGGCCAGGCTGCATGTTTTTAGTGCTTGCCCAGATCTAGTAGTTGTACAGTCTAGGCCTTGATATTTGCTCAGTGCCAGAGTTTCCAAATGAACTGAAGAACCATCAGAGTTCCAATGAGAGACTGCCAGAGAAATTAAAGCTACAAAGGCCAATGCTTTACATTAGGGCTCTTGCCCTTGACTTGGCCCTGGCCACCTTGGGGCACCTAGTTAACTATTCCTGATCCCAAACACACCAAACTCTCTCTGGCCTTAGGGCACTCACACTGTTTGGATACGTTCTCTCCGCTTCACAAATCCAACCCCTCTCTAACAGCCCTCCCAATCCCCAAACTATCCTAGTCTATTTTCTTCAAGGATATACCGCTTACTGCTTTCCATTTGCCTGGCATTTTTCTTTCCGGGCTGTACCAATACTCAGGTCATAGGAGGTATTTTATAAGACAGGCTAACAATACTTCAGTCTTGCACTAGTTTACAGACGTGGCCCATCATCAACTGGACCATACACGCGAGCCAGGGAGAGCCTGGGTGGGTCACCTGAGACTTACCAACCGATTCTCTTTGCCTCTTGCTTCACGACAGAACTTTATAAGTTCTTCTTCAATAGTGGCTGGTGAAAATGTGACATCTCTGTCTTTGAGGTCCTGGTAAAATCTTCCCAGATAAGAAATACAAACtgcaaaagaggaaagagagatgcTAAGCAACTACTAGTCCCCATTCCACCAGGGGTAGAAAGAAgagatgagccgggcggtggtggcgcacgcctttaatcccagcactcgggaggcagaggcaggcagatctctgtgagttcgagaccagNNNNNNNNNNNNNNNNNNNNNNNNNNNNNNNNNNNNNNNNNNNNNNNNNNNNNNNNNNNNNNNNNNNNNNNNNNNNNNNNNNNNNNNNNNNNNNNNNNNNaaaaaaaaaaaagaaagaaaaaaaaaaaagaaagaagagatgatcATTACTTTCCCATCATTGGTTTTTCTCACGTACTCATAGGTGCACAGAACTCTTAGGTTGCTGGGGTCCTAGTACCCAGTGCATGCCGAGAGTGAACATTACCCCAGTGACCCCCACACAATCTTCCCTGCTCTTTTCAAGTTTAAGCCGAGAGTGGACACGTGTCCTTGAGAGGGAACTCACTGTGACCTCATAAGGGACACACTAGAAGCTGAAGCAAACAATCAAAATGTTCCTTATTCCAAATACAACACCGAACCCGTAAGTGCAGCTTGGCAATCCCAAGAGGCCGTTGCGGCCCACGGGGGTCCCTTCCCGGAACCTCTAAACAGTGATGGGAAAGGACAAAAACTCCTGTGTTGTGAGCTTCCGGCCAAGTTTTCAACGCGACTGAGCCGACGCTTTCCCCTAAATGAGTCGATGTTTCTAGGTCCGGGTAATAATTCCGAGGCCCTTCCTCCAGCGGACCGCGCCAGGATGGGCCCCCGCCCTCTCGATTCCGTTGGGTTCAGCGCCATCTGCCCTCCCCCCAGCCCCGCACCTTCTCCCCACGCACCTTCGCAGTCGCCTGGCCGAAGCGCCCGGCTGTCAGGCAGCACGCTCAGGGCCAGCGCTACGGCCAGCCCGCGCGTAGCCCACATCTCCActgcctccgccgccgccgccaccgccgctgCTGCGCGAATGAACCGCACCCGGCGCGGTGCACCGCCTAGGGGGCTGGGACACAAACCGGAGCTTCCCATTGGCGGGTATCCCCGCGCCCACCCATATGCTGCATTCTCATTGGTCCACGTGCCCCGGAGCCAAGGACGGCGGCTCCACGCTACCCTTCCTCATTGGCTGGCTGCGTCTGGGCCCTAGACAGTTGTCGGTTGCTGATTGAGCCTGGGCGGTCCATAGGAAGCGGCTGGGCGGAAGCTGCACGGGCCACCATATTGGGTAAGGGCAGCGGCTTTGCCTCTTGCCGGGCAGCCTCTGAATCTGGTGACTCGTCCCGAGTACTTCTTGGCTCCACATCCAGCCCCCTCCTGGGCCCCGGACTCGTAGCGCAGGACTT
It encodes the following:
- the Manf gene encoding mesencephalic astrocyte-derived neurotrophic factor, with protein sequence MWATRGLAVALALSVLPDSRALRPGDCEVCISYLGRFYQDLKDRDVTFSPATIEEELIKFCREARGKENRLCYYIGATDDAATKIINEVSKPLAHHIPVEKICEKLKKKDSQICELKYDKQIDLSTVDLKKLRVKELKKILDDWGEMCKGCAEKSDYIRKINELMPKYAPKAASARTDL